GGCCCTTCGATGCGGTCTCGGGGCGTTGGCCCGCACGCCGGGCCTGCGGCTCTCGGTCAACATGTCCGCCCGCTCGATCGGCTACCCCAAATGGACGCAGATCCTGAAGCGGTGGCTGGCCAAGGACGAGACCGTGGGCGAGCGGCTGATCCTCGAAATTTCCGAGGAAAGCGCGATGCAGGTGCCCGAGCTGGTCAAGACCTTCATGGCCGACCTTCAGGACAAGGGGATCACCTTCGCGCTCGACCGCTTCGGGGCAGGGCGGACCTCGTTCCGCCATCTCAAGGAATTCTACTTCGACATCCTCAAGATCGACGGCGGCTTCGTGCGCGACTGCGATGTCGACCCCGACAATCAGTGCATCCTCGGGGCGCTCGTCACCATCGGTCGGCAGTTCGACATGTTCACCGTCGCCGAGGCGGTGGAGACCAAGGCCGAGGCGGATTTTCTGTCCGCCGCCGGCATCGATTGCCTGCAGGGCTTCTATTACGGCGCGCCCCAGACCAAGCCCGAATGGCTGCCGCCGCCGGGGCGCGCGATCGAGGGCCGCCCGACGAAGCGGCTGGCCTGACGGCGCGCGCGCCCTATCCTGTTTGCCCCCGCGTGCCGGATTCGCTATGGCCAGCGTCGTCAGATGCCTGCCCGGACGGCCACCCGAACGCCTCGGCCCGTCGCCCGCGCGACCCAGATAAGGACCGTCAGAATGACAAATGTCGTGATCGCCTCCGCTGCCCGGACACCCGTCGGCTCGTTCCTCGGCGCATTCGCCAACACGCCCGCCCACGATCTGGGCAGCGCCGTCATCGAAGAGGTCGTCGCCCGCGCCGGTGTCGAGAAAGCCGAAGTGTCCGAGACGATCCTGGGTCAGGTCCTGACCGCCGCGCAGGGCCAGAACCCCGCCCGCCAGGCCGCGCTGAATGCCGGTCTGCCGCAGGAGGCGTCGGCCTGGGGCATCAACCAGGTCTGCGGCTCGGGCCTGCGCGCCGTGGCCCTGGGCGCCCAGCACATCCAGCTGGGCGACGCGGCCATCGTCATCGCCGGCGGGCAGGAGAGCATGTCGCTCAGCCCCCATGCGCAGGCGATCCGCGCCGGTCAGAAGATGGGCGACATGAAGCTGGTCGACACGATGATCAAGGACGGTCTCTGGGACGCGTTCAACAACTACCACATGGGCCAGACCGCCGAGAACGTCGCCGAGAAATGGCAGATCAGCCGCGATCAGCAGGACGAGTTCGCCGTCGCCAGCCAGAACAAGGCCGAGGCCGCGCAGAAGGCCGGCCGCTTCGCCGACGAGATCGTGGGTTTCACCGTCAAGACCCGCAAGGGCGACATCGTCACCGATCAGGACGAGTACATCCGCCACGGCGCCACCATGGAGGCCATGCAGAAGCTGCGCCCGGCCTTCACCAAGGATGGCTCCGTCACCGCGGCCAACGCGTCGGGACTGAACGACGGCGCGGCGGCCACGCTCCTGATGTCGGCCGATGACGCCGAGAAGCGCGGGATCGAACCGCTGGCCCGCATCGTCTCCTACGCGACCGCCGGGCTCGACCCGACGATCATGGGCGTCGGCCCGATCTACGCCTCGCGCCGCGCGCTGGAAAAGGCGGGCTGGAAGGTCGACGACCTCGACCTCGTCGAAGCCAACGAGGCATTCGCCGCGCAGGCCTGCGCCGTGAACAAGGACATGGGCTGGGATCCGTCGATCGTGAACGTCAACGGCGGCGCCATTGCCATCGGCCACCCGATCGGCGCGTCGGGCGCACGGGTGCTCAACACCCTCCTCTTCGAGATGAAGCGCCGCGACGCCAAGAAGGGCCTCGCCACGCTCTGCATCGGCGGCGGCATGGGCGTCGCGCTCTGCGTCGAGCGTCCCTGAACGGAACCGGGAGCGGGTCTCGACCCGTTCCCTTTCCATGTCGGACACCGAACATGAGGACCGGGCGCGCCCGCTCGGCGCGACCGACTACGCGCAGCTCGTCTTTTCGGGCGGCGGGCTGCGGTGCTTCTGGCATGGCGGCTGGATGGCGGCGGCGTTCGAGGCCGTCTCCTTCGCGCCCGAGCGGATCACCGGGGTGTCGGGCGGCGCGTTGTCGGCGGCGGCCTGGCTTGCCGGGAACGAGCACCGGCTCTTCGACCGCTTCGCCCGCGCGCTGCGGCAGACGGACACCAACGCCACGCTCGGAGATCTCGACGCCGCGGACGGACGGTCGCCGCACCAGCGGGTCTACGAGGCCATCGTCGCGGACGTGATCGACAGAGACGCGCAGGCGCGCATCGCCGACGGTCCCGCCTTCCAGATCAGCGTGGCCACGACGGGCGACAGCCATGCCGCGCTCCTGCGGGCACTGTCGGCGGGGCTGCTCTACCAGGCCGAGCAGGCGGTCGCCCCCACGCCGCGCCCACGCCTCTCGGGGGCCGCAGGCGTTGAACAGCGCCTGATCGACGCTCGCCGCGCCGCGCGCGACGGCACCCTCGTCGACCTGATCCGCATGGCCGCCACCGTGCCGCCCGCCTTTCGGCCCGATGATTGGGAGGGCGAGCCGATCTATGACGGCGGCATGGTCGACAAGGCCCCGATGCCCTCGCCCGACCGGGGCCGCACGCTGGTTCTGCTGACCAAGCGGTTCGGCGACCTTCCGGATGACGATGATCGCATCGAGTACGTCCAGCCGAGCCAACCGGTTCTGTCGGGGTCCAAGCTCGACTTCACCGACCCGGACCTCCTGCGCGAAGCGTGGGAGCAAGGTTCGGAGGATGGACGACGCTGGCGAAACAAGATTACCTAGACCAAACGGAGGAGGAAACATCATGTCCCGTATCGCACTCGTCACCGGCGGCAGCCGGGGGATCGGCGCCGCCATTTCGAAGGCCCTGAAAGACCAGGGGGCCACGGTTGCCGCGACCTATGCCGGCAACGACGAACGCGCGAAGCAGTTCACCGACGAGACCGGCATCAAGACCTACAAGTGGGACGTGGCCGATTACGACGCCTGCAAGGCGGGCATCGCGCAGGTCGAGGGCGATCTGGGCCCCGTCGACATCCTCGTGAACAACGCGGGCATCACCCGCGACGCGCCGTTCCACAAGATGACGCCTGAGCAATGGCACGAGGTCATCGGCACGAACCTGAACGGCGTCTTCAACATGACGCACAACGTCTGGGGCGGGATGCGCGAGCGGAAGTTCGGGCGCATCGTCACGATCAGCTCGATCAACGGCCAGAAGGGCCAGTTCGCGCAGGCCAACTATGCCGCGACGAAGGCCGGAGATATCGGCTTCACGAAGGCCTTGGCGCAGGAGGGTGCGCGGGCCGGGATCACGGTGAACGTCGTCGCACCCGGCTACATCAACACCGACATGATGAGCACCATCCCCGAGAAGGTCATGGACAGCATCGTCGGCGCGATCCCGGTCGGCCGTCTGGGCGAGGCCGAGGAGATCGCGCGCTGCGTCGCGTTCCTGACCTCGGATGATGCGGGCTTCATCACCGGCTCGACGATCTCGGCCAATGGTGGCCAGTACCTCGCCTGAGGCGCGATCACGGTCCGGCTCCGAACCGGTCGGCCCATGAAAAAGAAGGCCCGGTCCCGCGATGGGACCGGGCCTTTTCGGTCGAACCGGAGGCCGTGGGCTTCGGTGAGACCGCGGGTCAGGCGGTGCGGACGTGGCCCGTCGCGACCCAGCGCGGCAGGCGGAACGTCAGCAGCGCGCGGAAGGCGGCGGCGCGCTCGGTGCGAGCACGGGCGAAGGCTTCATCATAGGTGCGGGTGGTATGCGTCTCGAACATGGCGGGTATTCCTTATGCGGCAAGATTTCTGTCTTGGGACATATATGGCGCCCCAAAATCAAACCAACAAACGAGACTTTCGCAGGCCTCAGTTAAGTGATACTTGACTGACATGACCGACCGCCTGCCCCCGCTCACCGCGCTCCGCGCCTTTGACGCCGCGGCCCGGCACATGTCGTTCCAAGACGCCGCGGGCGAATTGAACGTCACCCCGGCCGCGCTGTCGTTCCAGATCAAGTCGCTGGAGGAGCATCTCGGCGCGCCGCTGTTTCACCGTCTCAACCGCCGGGTGGAGCTGACAGAGGCGGGGATCGCGCTCGCCCCTCAGACGACCGAGGGGTTCCAGACGCTGACGGCCGGGTGGCGTGCCGCCAAGCGGGTGCTCGACAGCGGCATCCTGACGGTGACCGCCGGTCCCGCGTTCACGGCCAAGTGGCTGGCGCCTCGCCTCTTTCACTTCGCACAAGGGCACCCGGAGGTGGAGCTGCGCTTCGCGGCCACGCTTCGGACGCTGGATTTCGCCACGGACGACGTCGATATCGCGATCCGCTTCGGCCCGACCGACACGGCGACGGACCCGAAGCTGCACGAGGCGCTGCGCATCGCGGAATGGGTCACGCCGATGATGCATCCCGACCTCGCGGCGCGGTTTCCGACGCCCGCCTCGCTGCGGGACGCGACGATCATCTTCGACGACTCAATCGCCTTCCTGCGCAGTTCGGTCAGCTGGGAGGACTGGTTCGCGGCCTGCGGGATCGACGCGGGGGACCTGCACGGCCCCCGCTTCAGCCAAGCCGATCACGCGATCGACGCCGCGCAGGCGGGGGCGGGCGTCGTGATGGGACGGGTATCGCTGGCCGAGGCGGCGCTCCGGCAGGGCCAGCTTGTCGCGCCGTTCGAGGTGGCGCTGGTGCCCCGCGCCGACTTCCGGGTGCTTTGCCCCAAGGGCGCCGAGACGCGGCCGAATACGCGCGCCTTTCTCGACTGGCTGCGGGGCGAGCTTCAACGGATGGAGGACCACACGAAAGGCCGCCGCATGATCCTCGCCCCATGACAAACGGCCCGCGCGTCGTGTCCGCACGGGCCGCCGGCCTCGGGGTCAGGTCGCGGTCAGTTGACCGGCGATGCGCTCAGACGCTCGATCTGCTGCTTAATGGCCAGCTTTCGCTTCTTCAGTTCGGTCAGCGCGATGCTGTCCACACCGGGAGCGCGCGATTCGGTCTCGACCTGTTTCGAGAGGTCCTCGTGCTTCTTCCGCAATTCCTGAAGGTGCGAATTGAGCGACATGGCGATCTCCTCTCCAATGATATGACATCTGCATGACACCACGGCGCGCCCCCGCCTGTCACGCGGTTTCCGCTGGGTCAGGCGACATGCTGCCTCGAATTCGAGCCAAATCGGCGGCATTGCGCGATGGCGCGGCAGGACAGGCGGTCCGGGCGATGTGTCGCAGGACTACTCGCTCACGGAGATTCCGTTGTCGCGCATCGTCGCCCGCGCGAGGAACAGATCCCGCTCGGCGACCATCATCCGGCGCGGCAGGATTCCGATCGATCCTTCGAGCACCGAGATGTTTGCGTCCAGCACGAAGCAGTCTATATCCTCGCCGTCCAGCAAGGCCGTGGCGAAGGCGATGATCGTGGGGTCGTTGGTCCGGAGCAATTCGCGCATCGTCGGACAGCTATGTGCGCAATTCGCGCTTGTCGAGACGGGACCCCATGACAGACACACGCCCCCACGCCCGCCTGACGGCCGCCCTGTCCGACGACATGACGGCGGTGGGCGATCTGATCCGCGACCGGATGGCCTCGGAGAACGCGCCGCGCATCCCCGAGGTGACAGCCCATCTGATCGAGGCGGGGGGCAAGCGGGTGCGCCCGCTGATGACCGTGGCCTGCGCGCGGATGTGCGGCTACGAGGGCACCGACCACATCAAGCTCGCCGCGACGGTCGAGTTCATCCACACCGCGACGCTACTGCATGACGACGTCGTCGACGAGAGCCGGCAGCGGCGCGGCCGACCGACGGCGAACCTGCTTTGGGACAACCAGTCGAGCGTGCTGGTCGGCGATTACCTCTTCGCGCGCAGCTTCCAGCTGATGGTCGAGACGGGCTCGCTCCGGGTGCTGGACATCCTGTCGGGCGCCGCCGCGACCATCGCCGAGGGGGAGGTGCTGCAACTGACGGCGGCGCGGAACCTCGCGACGACCGAAGAGACCTATCTCAAGGTCGTGCGCGGCAAGACGGCGGCCCTGTTCGAGGCGGCGGCACAAGTCGGCGGCGTGGTCGCGGGGGTGCCGGAGGCGCAGGAGCAGGCGCTGGCCCGGTTCGGCGATGCGCTGGGCGTCAGCTTCCAGATCATGGACGACTGGCTGGATTACGGCGGCGCGGGCGACGGGATCGGCAAGAACCTCGGGGACGATTTCCGCGAGGGCAAGCTGACCCTGCCGGTCATCCGGGCGCTGGCCCGGAGCGACGACGCCGAACGGGCGTTCTGGCGCGATGCACTTGAGCGGGGGAAGTCCGAGGACCTGGACCGCGCGCGCGCCATTCTCGCCCGCCACGGCACGCTGGAGGAGACGCGCGTCGAGGCGCTGGCCTGGCGCGACCGCGCGCGGGCGGCGCTGGCCGAATTGCCGGCATCCGACCTGCGCGAGATGCTGGGCGATCTGGCCGATTACGTGGTCGCGCGGGCGCTCTAGCGCAGCGTCGCGGCCCGGACCCACCAGCCGCGCCGGTCGAGCGCCGCGGCGGCCGCGTCGGCCGCCGCACGGTCGGGCCAGAGCCCGAAGCAGGTAGCGCCCGACCCGGACATTCGCGCAAGCTGGGCGCCGTGATCCCTGAGCGCTGCGAGGACATCCGCGATGCCGGGCGCAACCCGAAGCGCCGCCGGTTCCAGATCGTTGCGCTGGCCCCCGAGCCAGTCCGTCAGCCGGTCGGCATCGGCAAAGGACGGCAGCGCGCCGTGGCCGGTGTGGTCGACCCGCTTAAGGGCGGCGAAGACGGCTCCGGTCGGCGCGGCGAGCCCCGGATGGATCAGCACCGAATGGAGCGGCGGCAGGTCGAGCGGTTGGATCGTCTCGCCGATGCCCGACATGCGCGCAGCGCGCGCCACCATGCAGACCGGCAGATCGGCCCCGAGCGCAAGAAGCGCGTCGGTATCGAGCCTCGCGCCCACCAGGCGCAGCGCGGCCGCCGCATCGGAGGAGCCGCCGCCGATGCCTCCGGGATGGGGCAGGTTCTTCGTCAGCATAACGTGGCGCGACGCATCGGCCAGCGCCAAGGCGCGGCGCACGAGATTGGCCTCACCCGTCGGCACACCTGCCGCGAACGGCCCATCGACCATCAGCCCGTCGCCGGGCGCGACCGTCAGGACGTCGCCCAGATCGGCGAAGGCCACGATGCTGTCGAGCAGGTGATAGCCGTCGGCGCGGCGACCCGTGACGTGGAGCGTGAGGTTGATCTTGGCGGGCGCGAAGCCCGGCGCACGGTCGGGCGCCATGGCGGTCAGTCCTGCGCGACCCCGATCGGGCCCGCGCCACCCTCTTCCTCGAGCACGACATCCAGTCCGACCTCGAGCTTGCGGCGGATGCGCTCGACCTGTTCCTGCGGGTCGAGGCTCAGGGCGCGCTGCCATTGGAACCGCGCCTCGCGCTTGCGCCCGACGGTCCAGTAGACATCGCCCAGATGGTCGTTGATCAGCGGATCGGTCGGCCGGAGCTGGACCGCCCGCTCCATCGGCGCAACCGCCTCGTCGTAGCGTCCGAGGCGGTAGAGCACCCAGCCGAGGCTGTCGGTGATGTAGCCGTCATCGGGCCGAGCCTCGACCGCGCGTTCGATCATGTCCAGCGCCTCGTCGAGCTTGATGCGCTTCTCCACCAGACCGTAACCGAGGTAGTTCAGCACGCTCGGCTGATCGGGATTGAGTTCGAGCGCGCGGCGGAAATCGGCCTCGGCCCCGGGCCAGCGATCCAGCCGCTCGCGCGAGATGCCGCGGGCGTAGAAGGCGAACCAGTCGCGCGGCCCGACCTCTTCGATCAGGGCGATGGCACGGTCATAAGCCTCGACCGCGGGCTCGAACTGCTCGAGACGGCGCAGCGTGTCGGCATAGGCGGTCCAGACCTCGCGCCGGTCGGGCGTTGTGCGGGTCAGGGCACGCAGCACCTCCACGGCGGCCTCGGACTTGTCGGCGGCCAGGAGCACCTCGGCGCGCGTGATCTCCGCGCCGAAGAAAGCGGGATGGTCGCGCGGCACCTGCGTCAGCGCGGCATCGGCCAGCGCGTATTGTTCCTGCTCCTCCAGAAGCTCGCCGATCAGGACCAGCGCCTCGACATGGTTCGGGCGCAGGATGCTGGCGGCGCGCGCATTGATGAGCGTGTAGGTCGGGGACGTCTCGCCCACGAGGATCGCGGCAAGGGTGAAATAGGCTTCGGCCATGCCGTGCTGCGCCGTGGTGATGAAATCCCACGCGACCTCGTCGCCGGCGGCGATGCGGGCGGCCAGCGCCTGCAGGCTGGGGCTGTTGGTCAGCGCGTTCGCCGCGTCGAGCAGCTCGGTCGCATCCTCGGGCCGGCCCAGCATGGCCAGCACCTGCGCATGGGCTTCCACGCCGCGGGTCGTCAGGTTCATGGGGCCGTGCGCGTCGCCGGAGAAGATTTCCTCGGCGGCCTCAAAATCGCCCGCCATCGCAAGGGCATATCCCTTGTGGAGCCATGCGATGGGCGCAAAGCTCTCGCGCGTGGCCAGGTCGTCG
This portion of the uncultured Jannaschia sp. genome encodes:
- a CDS encoding EAL domain-containing protein, with protein sequence MPRRSFSEPGTEDPLSFAVTERDASTLDMVRRALDCGDVMLAFQPVIAATTGDAAFHEGLIRILDQNGRIIPAAQFMSTVEVQELGREIDCAALRCGLGALARTPGLRLSVNMSARSIGYPKWTQILKRWLAKDETVGERLILEISEESAMQVPELVKTFMADLQDKGITFALDRFGAGRTSFRHLKEFYFDILKIDGGFVRDCDVDPDNQCILGALVTIGRQFDMFTVAEAVETKAEADFLSAAGIDCLQGFYYGAPQTKPEWLPPPGRAIEGRPTKRLA
- a CDS encoding acetyl-CoA C-acetyltransferase, with translation MTNVVIASAARTPVGSFLGAFANTPAHDLGSAVIEEVVARAGVEKAEVSETILGQVLTAAQGQNPARQAALNAGLPQEASAWGINQVCGSGLRAVALGAQHIQLGDAAIVIAGGQESMSLSPHAQAIRAGQKMGDMKLVDTMIKDGLWDAFNNYHMGQTAENVAEKWQISRDQQDEFAVASQNKAEAAQKAGRFADEIVGFTVKTRKGDIVTDQDEYIRHGATMEAMQKLRPAFTKDGSVTAANASGLNDGAAATLLMSADDAEKRGIEPLARIVSYATAGLDPTIMGVGPIYASRRALEKAGWKVDDLDLVEANEAFAAQACAVNKDMGWDPSIVNVNGGAIAIGHPIGASGARVLNTLLFEMKRRDAKKGLATLCIGGGMGVALCVERP
- a CDS encoding patatin-like phospholipase family protein; amino-acid sequence: MSDTEHEDRARPLGATDYAQLVFSGGGLRCFWHGGWMAAAFEAVSFAPERITGVSGGALSAAAWLAGNEHRLFDRFARALRQTDTNATLGDLDAADGRSPHQRVYEAIVADVIDRDAQARIADGPAFQISVATTGDSHAALLRALSAGLLYQAEQAVAPTPRPRLSGAAGVEQRLIDARRAARDGTLVDLIRMAATVPPAFRPDDWEGEPIYDGGMVDKAPMPSPDRGRTLVLLTKRFGDLPDDDDRIEYVQPSQPVLSGSKLDFTDPDLLREAWEQGSEDGRRWRNKIT
- the phbB gene encoding acetoacetyl-CoA reductase, producing the protein MSRIALVTGGSRGIGAAISKALKDQGATVAATYAGNDERAKQFTDETGIKTYKWDVADYDACKAGIAQVEGDLGPVDILVNNAGITRDAPFHKMTPEQWHEVIGTNLNGVFNMTHNVWGGMRERKFGRIVTISSINGQKGQFAQANYAATKAGDIGFTKALAQEGARAGITVNVVAPGYINTDMMSTIPEKVMDSIVGAIPVGRLGEAEEIARCVAFLTSDDAGFITGSTISANGGQYLA
- the gcvA gene encoding transcriptional regulator GcvA → MTDRLPPLTALRAFDAAARHMSFQDAAGELNVTPAALSFQIKSLEEHLGAPLFHRLNRRVELTEAGIALAPQTTEGFQTLTAGWRAAKRVLDSGILTVTAGPAFTAKWLAPRLFHFAQGHPEVELRFAATLRTLDFATDDVDIAIRFGPTDTATDPKLHEALRIAEWVTPMMHPDLAARFPTPASLRDATIIFDDSIAFLRSSVSWEDWFAACGIDAGDLHGPRFSQADHAIDAAQAGAGVVMGRVSLAEAALRQGQLVAPFEVALVPRADFRVLCPKGAETRPNTRAFLDWLRGELQRMEDHTKGRRMILAP
- a CDS encoding DUF465 domain-containing protein, producing the protein MSLNSHLQELRKKHEDLSKQVETESRAPGVDSIALTELKKRKLAIKQQIERLSASPVN
- a CDS encoding DUF2007 domain-containing protein, yielding MRELLRTNDPTIIAFATALLDGEDIDCFVLDANISVLEGSIGILPRRMMVAERDLFLARATMRDNGISVSE
- a CDS encoding polyprenyl synthetase family protein — its product is MTDTRPHARLTAALSDDMTAVGDLIRDRMASENAPRIPEVTAHLIEAGGKRVRPLMTVACARMCGYEGTDHIKLAATVEFIHTATLLHDDVVDESRQRRGRPTANLLWDNQSSVLVGDYLFARSFQLMVETGSLRVLDILSGAAATIAEGEVLQLTAARNLATTEETYLKVVRGKTAALFEAAAQVGGVVAGVPEAQEQALARFGDALGVSFQIMDDWLDYGGAGDGIGKNLGDDFREGKLTLPVIRALARSDDAERAFWRDALERGKSEDLDRARAILARHGTLEETRVEALAWRDRARAALAELPASDLREMLGDLADYVVARAL
- a CDS encoding 4-(cytidine 5'-diphospho)-2-C-methyl-D-erythritol kinase gives rise to the protein MAPDRAPGFAPAKINLTLHVTGRRADGYHLLDSIVAFADLGDVLTVAPGDGLMVDGPFAAGVPTGEANLVRRALALADASRHVMLTKNLPHPGGIGGGSSDAAAALRLVGARLDTDALLALGADLPVCMVARAARMSGIGETIQPLDLPPLHSVLIHPGLAAPTGAVFAALKRVDHTGHGALPSFADADRLTDWLGGQRNDLEPAALRVAPGIADVLAALRDHGAQLARMSGSGATCFGLWPDRAAADAAAAALDRRGWWVRAATLR
- a CDS encoding tetratricopeptide repeat protein → MIRPILLAATLLAAPMAQAQDVAGPYLAARIAGFSNDYAAAGRYYDRLVDKDGATPQTLENAVIIHSVLGEVDRAARDAEALAATGGSSQFADNAMMIRALRDSDFETALGLLGGDGVGGTLLDGLLAGWIASAEGNIPGAVAAFDDLATRESFAPIAWLHKGYALAMAGDFEAAEEIFSGDAHGPMNLTTRGVEAHAQVLAMLGRPEDATELLDAANALTNSPSLQALAARIAAGDEVAWDFITTAQHGMAEAYFTLAAILVGETSPTYTLINARAASILRPNHVEALVLIGELLEEQEQYALADAALTQVPRDHPAFFGAEITRAEVLLAADKSEAAVEVLRALTRTTPDRREVWTAYADTLRRLEQFEPAVEAYDRAIALIEEVGPRDWFAFYARGISRERLDRWPGAEADFRRALELNPDQPSVLNYLGYGLVEKRIKLDEALDMIERAVEARPDDGYITDSLGWVLYRLGRYDEAVAPMERAVQLRPTDPLINDHLGDVYWTVGRKREARFQWQRALSLDPQEQVERIRRKLEVGLDVVLEEEGGAGPIGVAQD